In a single window of the Luteibacter rhizovicinus DSM 16549 genome:
- a CDS encoding primosomal protein N': protein MTAVLRVALPVPLLTLFDYLPPEAGSAQAGSRVRVPFGRGEMVGIVIDPAAEAVVGVKRLKRVSEVLDETPLLDAELLATLAWAADYWAGAPGEAFANALPLALREPRPLPATGREVWALTLQGRSARDARSRKGGSAALLDALADGPRAADDLAFALPEWRAAARRLVEAGLVEKSELEESSLPASPAPGPALSEEQAAAVTAMGEGFGRFQPYVLDGVTGSGKTEVYLALIERALADGKQTLLLVPEIGLAPQTVRRLRERLGVTIEVLHSNLAEGDRARAWLRARNGSAKVVLGTRSAVFTPLPHAGLIIVDEEHDASYKQQEGFRYHARDLALVRARAHGVPVVLGSATPSLETLGNVEAGRYQRLVLRGRPGATQSTRVQIVDMRAQRLDHGMSPTLMNAVAACVGRGEQALVFRNRRGYAPVLLCYDCGWHADCPRCDRPMTLHAGRRRLICHHCDNTMAVPLTCPSCASANISPQGQGTERLEEALTARFPDVPVVRIDRETTRRRDAFGEILDGLREDKPAILVGTQMLAKGHDLPNLTLVAIVGVDEGLHSVDFRAGERLAQLVVQVAGRAGRASKPGSVLLQTHHPDHPMLHALLRGGYGAVATELLDERRLLDLPPFAHQVLLRADALGRAEVDAFLSQAHIAIGPPEDLRIAGPMPAPMPLRAGRHRGQLLVEASSRGRLHAFLRPWQHALLGLPEARKVRWSLDVDPIDLY, encoded by the coding sequence ATGACCGCCGTCCTCCGTGTCGCCTTACCCGTCCCCCTCCTGACCCTGTTCGATTACCTGCCGCCCGAGGCAGGGAGCGCGCAGGCGGGATCGCGCGTGCGCGTGCCCTTCGGACGGGGCGAGATGGTCGGGATCGTGATCGATCCCGCCGCGGAAGCCGTCGTCGGGGTCAAGCGTCTGAAGCGGGTGAGTGAGGTGCTGGACGAGACGCCGCTCCTGGACGCCGAGTTGCTGGCCACCCTCGCCTGGGCGGCGGACTACTGGGCCGGCGCGCCAGGCGAGGCCTTCGCCAATGCCCTGCCCCTCGCGCTCCGCGAACCCCGGCCCCTGCCAGCCACCGGCCGTGAGGTCTGGGCGCTGACCCTCCAGGGCCGCAGTGCACGCGATGCCCGCAGCCGCAAGGGTGGCTCGGCCGCCTTGCTCGATGCACTGGCCGACGGCCCCCGCGCTGCCGACGATCTCGCCTTCGCTTTGCCGGAGTGGCGCGCGGCGGCCCGCCGCCTGGTCGAAGCCGGCCTGGTCGAAAAATCGGAGCTCGAGGAATCATCGCTGCCCGCCAGCCCTGCGCCGGGCCCTGCCCTGAGCGAGGAGCAGGCGGCCGCAGTCACTGCGATGGGAGAGGGGTTCGGTCGCTTCCAACCTTATGTACTGGATGGTGTCACCGGCAGCGGCAAGACCGAGGTCTACCTGGCCCTGATCGAACGCGCGCTGGCCGACGGCAAACAGACCCTCCTGCTGGTGCCGGAAATCGGTCTGGCGCCACAGACCGTCCGCCGCCTGCGCGAGCGCCTCGGCGTGACGATCGAAGTGCTCCATTCCAATCTCGCCGAGGGCGATCGCGCGCGCGCGTGGCTGCGGGCGCGCAATGGCAGCGCCAAGGTGGTCCTCGGTACGCGCTCGGCGGTGTTCACGCCCTTGCCACACGCCGGCCTGATCATCGTCGACGAGGAACACGACGCGTCCTACAAACAGCAGGAAGGCTTCCGATACCACGCTCGCGATCTCGCGCTCGTCCGCGCTCGCGCCCATGGCGTGCCCGTGGTACTGGGCTCCGCCACGCCATCGCTGGAGACACTGGGCAACGTCGAAGCGGGGCGCTACCAGCGACTGGTGCTGCGGGGCCGACCCGGCGCGACGCAGTCGACCCGCGTGCAGATCGTCGACATGCGCGCGCAACGCCTCGACCACGGCATGTCGCCCACGCTGATGAATGCCGTGGCCGCCTGCGTGGGCCGCGGCGAACAGGCGCTGGTCTTCCGCAACCGGCGGGGTTACGCCCCGGTCCTGCTCTGCTACGACTGCGGCTGGCACGCGGACTGCCCGCGCTGCGACCGGCCCATGACCTTGCACGCCGGTCGCCGCCGGCTCATCTGCCATCACTGCGACAATACGATGGCGGTACCACTCACCTGCCCGTCCTGCGCCTCGGCCAACATCAGCCCCCAGGGCCAGGGCACCGAGCGGCTGGAAGAAGCCCTGACAGCGCGGTTTCCCGACGTGCCCGTGGTGCGCATCGATCGCGAAACCACGCGACGCCGCGATGCTTTCGGCGAGATCCTCGACGGCCTGCGCGAAGACAAACCGGCCATTCTCGTCGGTACGCAGATGCTGGCGAAGGGACACGATCTGCCCAATCTCACCCTGGTCGCCATCGTCGGCGTCGACGAAGGGCTGCACAGCGTCGATTTCCGTGCCGGCGAGCGCCTTGCCCAGCTGGTGGTCCAGGTGGCGGGGCGCGCCGGACGCGCGAGCAAGCCGGGCAGCGTCCTCCTGCAGACGCACCACCCGGATCACCCGATGCTGCATGCGCTGCTACGTGGTGGCTACGGCGCCGTGGCGACCGAACTGCTCGACGAGCGCCGGCTGCTGGACCTGCCGCCTTTCGCCCATCAGGTGCTGTTACGTGCCGACGCTCTCGGACGCGCCGAAGTCGATGCCTTCCTGAGCCAGGCGCATATCGCCATCGGCCCGCCGGAGGATCTGCGTATCGCCGGCCCCATGCCCGCCCCCATGCCCCTCCGTGCGGGACGCCATCGGGGCCAGTTATTGGTCGAGGCCAGCTCGCGCGGCCGCCTGCACGCGTTCCTCCGGCCGTGGCAGCACGCGCTGCTGGGGCTGCCCGAGGCACGTAAAGTGCGCTGGTCGCTCGACGTCGATCCCATCGATCTTTACTGA
- the tal gene encoding transaldolase — protein sequence MTTQLEQLRKITTVVADTGDISAIAKYKPEDATTNPSLLLKAAGIPTYSGYIDEAVQWAKGQSNNREQQLVDAGDRLAVLVGREILKIVPGKVSTEVDARLSFDTNASIDKAKRLIGFYEEIGIKKERILIKLASTWEGIRAAEKLQKDGINCNLTLLFSFEQAVACAEAGVFLISPFVGRIFDWYVANTDKKTYAPAEDPGVQSVRRIYDWYKLHGYETVVMGASFRNIGQIQALAGCDRLTIAPELLKELDENTSDLPVALKDTGAKEAKPAKLDEAKFRWGHNENAMATDKLGEGIRKFAVDQRKLEELLGAKL from the coding sequence GTGACCACTCAGCTCGAGCAACTGCGCAAGATCACCACCGTCGTAGCCGATACCGGCGACATCTCGGCCATTGCCAAGTACAAGCCGGAAGACGCGACCACCAACCCGTCGCTGCTGCTGAAGGCGGCCGGTATCCCGACCTATTCGGGCTACATCGACGAGGCCGTGCAGTGGGCCAAGGGTCAGAGCAACAACCGTGAGCAGCAGCTGGTCGATGCCGGCGATCGCCTCGCCGTGCTGGTCGGCCGCGAGATCCTCAAGATCGTCCCGGGCAAGGTTTCCACCGAAGTGGACGCGCGCCTCTCGTTCGATACGAATGCTTCGATCGACAAGGCCAAGCGCCTGATCGGCTTTTACGAAGAAATCGGCATCAAGAAAGAGCGCATCCTGATCAAGCTCGCCTCGACGTGGGAAGGTATCCGCGCTGCGGAGAAACTGCAGAAGGACGGCATCAACTGCAACCTCACCCTGCTCTTCAGCTTCGAACAGGCCGTGGCCTGCGCCGAAGCCGGCGTGTTCCTGATTTCGCCGTTCGTCGGCCGCATCTTCGACTGGTACGTTGCCAATACCGACAAGAAGACCTACGCGCCGGCGGAAGATCCGGGCGTGCAGTCCGTTCGCCGCATCTACGACTGGTACAAGCTGCACGGCTATGAAACCGTCGTCATGGGTGCCAGCTTCCGCAACATCGGCCAGATCCAGGCCCTCGCCGGCTGCGACCGCCTGACGATCGCGCCGGAGCTGCTGAAGGAACTGGACGAAAACACCAGCGACCTGCCGGTGGCGCTCAAGGACACCGGCGCGAAGGAAGCCAAGCCGGCCAAGCTCGACGAGGCCAAGTTCCGCTGGGGCCACAACGAGAACGCGATGGCTACCGACAAGCTCGGCGAAGGCATCCGCAAGTTCGCGGTCGACCAGCGCAAGCTCGAAGAACTGCTGGGCGCGAAGCTGTAA
- a CDS encoding coniferyl aldehyde dehydrogenase: MHAILERQKLAQLTDGSPSAAVRIDRLDRAIGLLVDHAGDIADALRDDFGHRSVQGSLITDVAASIDPLKHAKKHVKRWMRRAARRVSPAALALLGARAWVDYQPKGVVGLISPWNFPFNLTFSPLAGILAAGNRAMIKPSEFTPRSSALMQSMIAKAFGETEIAVITGDSRVGEQFSALPFDHLIFTGATSVARHVMRAAAENLVPVTLELGGKSPAIVGRDADLDLAAKRLMFGKTLNAGQVCVSPDYALVPSDRVEAFVDALQRAVVGMFPTLSGNPDYTSIVNVRHHERLLGYLADATAKGATLRPLGAAGETFDDRRLAPTVVLGVDDEMDVLREEIFGPILPVIPYDGVDDAIAHINAHARPLSLYYFGNDRDEQERVLARTIVGGVTLNDTILHLTMDDLPFGGIGPSGMGAYHGVDGFRTFSHARSVYRQARFDVSAMLRPPYGKTVDRLLGFKIRR; the protein is encoded by the coding sequence ATGCATGCCATCCTCGAACGCCAGAAGCTCGCCCAGCTGACCGACGGTTCGCCGTCGGCTGCGGTTCGCATCGATCGCCTCGACCGTGCCATCGGACTGCTGGTCGATCATGCGGGTGACATCGCGGATGCCCTGCGCGACGATTTCGGTCACCGCTCGGTCCAGGGCTCGCTGATCACCGACGTCGCGGCTTCGATCGATCCGCTCAAGCACGCGAAGAAGCACGTCAAACGCTGGATGCGCCGCGCTGCACGCAGGGTATCGCCAGCCGCGCTCGCGCTGCTGGGTGCACGCGCCTGGGTCGACTACCAGCCCAAGGGCGTCGTCGGCCTGATCTCGCCGTGGAACTTCCCGTTCAATCTCACCTTCTCGCCCCTGGCTGGCATCCTCGCCGCCGGTAACCGCGCGATGATCAAGCCCTCGGAGTTCACGCCGCGCTCCTCGGCGCTCATGCAGTCGATGATCGCCAAAGCCTTTGGCGAAACCGAGATCGCAGTGATTACCGGCGACAGTCGTGTCGGTGAGCAGTTCTCCGCACTGCCGTTCGACCACCTCATTTTTACCGGGGCGACTTCGGTCGCGCGGCACGTCATGCGAGCGGCGGCCGAGAACCTCGTGCCGGTAACGCTTGAACTGGGTGGCAAGTCGCCGGCCATCGTCGGTCGCGATGCGGATCTCGATCTCGCCGCGAAGCGTCTGATGTTCGGCAAGACGCTCAACGCGGGCCAGGTCTGCGTCTCGCCGGATTACGCGTTGGTTCCTTCCGATCGCGTCGAGGCCTTCGTGGATGCCTTGCAACGGGCGGTGGTCGGCATGTTTCCCACGTTGAGCGGCAACCCCGATTACACGTCGATCGTCAATGTGCGTCATCACGAACGCCTGCTCGGTTATCTCGCGGATGCGACGGCGAAAGGCGCGACGCTACGCCCGCTCGGTGCCGCCGGAGAAACCTTCGACGACCGCCGTCTCGCGCCGACTGTCGTGCTCGGCGTCGACGACGAGATGGACGTCCTGCGCGAAGAGATCTTCGGGCCGATCCTCCCCGTGATTCCCTATGACGGCGTCGACGACGCGATTGCCCATATCAACGCGCATGCGCGACCGCTCAGCCTCTACTACTTCGGTAACGACAGAGACGAACAGGAGCGCGTGCTGGCACGCACGATCGTCGGCGGCGTGACCCTCAACGACACCATTCTGCACCTGACGATGGACGACCTTCCGTTCGGCGGTATCGGTCCGTCAGGCATGGGTGCGTACCACGGCGTCGACGGCTTTCGCACGTTCAGCCATGCGCGTTCCGTGTACCGGCAGGCGCGTTTCGATGTTTCGGCGATGTTGCGCCCGCCGTACGGCAAGACGGTGGACCGCCTGCTCGGTTTCAAGATCCGTCGGTAG
- a CDS encoding efflux transporter outer membrane subunit, protein MLRRPDSESRFVSWRVGGLAALVSLGLSACSLAPTYKVPDVPAADLYANATSPWTEAKPADHLDRDAWWKLYGDSRLDDLQTKLIANNASLAAALAHYEQSEAFTRQVRSALFPTLGLNGNGQRDRESDTRPLRGTTSPAVYSSYTIGVQADYEVDLWGRVRDTVAAGTAEQAAAAGDLASVRLSLQAQLADSYLQLNGLDRQVKVLNDSIVAFSRALELTQSRHEGGISSGLDVARAQTQLSNAKSQLTQTQAQRALIQHAIAVLVGDSASTFNLATNDAQVKVPTIPLDVPSVILQRRPDVAAAERRTAEANARVGVARSAYFPQLTLDAQGGWQSSAWGSIATAPNRFWSIGPTLLLSVFDGGRRKAVVDAAKAATDEAGAKYRDVVLNAFAQVEDNLVLLRDLGTALTDQRAAADAAQRSVDLSLDRYRNGAVGYLDVVQAQTAALDAQRSVIDLETRQLRASVQLIRALGGGWSQA, encoded by the coding sequence ATGCTGCGAAGGCCTGATTCGGAGAGCCGGTTCGTTTCCTGGCGCGTCGGTGGGCTTGCGGCCCTGGTATCGCTCGGACTCTCTGCTTGCTCGCTCGCGCCGACCTACAAGGTGCCCGACGTACCGGCGGCCGACCTGTACGCCAATGCGACCTCGCCGTGGACTGAGGCGAAGCCAGCCGATCACCTTGACCGGGATGCCTGGTGGAAGCTCTACGGTGACTCGCGCCTCGACGACCTGCAGACGAAGCTGATCGCGAACAACGCCAGCCTCGCCGCCGCGCTCGCGCATTACGAGCAGTCCGAAGCATTCACGCGGCAGGTTCGTTCCGCGCTGTTTCCGACGCTCGGACTGAACGGCAATGGTCAGCGTGATCGCGAATCGGATACGCGGCCGCTTCGTGGCACCACGTCGCCGGCGGTGTATAGCTCGTACACGATCGGGGTGCAGGCCGACTATGAAGTCGACCTGTGGGGGCGCGTGCGCGATACCGTCGCCGCCGGTACGGCCGAGCAGGCCGCCGCCGCTGGCGATCTCGCCTCGGTGCGCCTGAGCCTGCAGGCCCAGTTGGCCGACAGCTACCTGCAGCTCAATGGCCTGGATCGCCAGGTCAAGGTGCTCAACGACAGCATCGTCGCCTTCAGTCGCGCGCTCGAACTCACGCAGTCGCGCCACGAGGGCGGCATCTCGTCCGGCCTCGATGTAGCTCGCGCGCAGACCCAGCTGTCCAACGCAAAATCGCAGCTCACCCAGACGCAGGCACAACGTGCGCTGATCCAGCATGCGATCGCCGTACTCGTCGGTGATTCCGCGTCCACCTTCAACCTCGCGACCAACGACGCGCAGGTGAAAGTGCCGACCATCCCGCTCGACGTGCCCTCGGTGATCCTCCAGCGTCGACCCGACGTTGCCGCTGCCGAACGCCGCACGGCCGAGGCAAACGCCCGGGTGGGTGTGGCGCGGTCGGCGTACTTCCCGCAGTTGACGCTCGACGCGCAGGGAGGCTGGCAGAGCAGCGCCTGGGGCAGCATTGCCACCGCGCCGAACCGCTTCTGGTCGATCGGTCCGACGCTGTTGTTGAGCGTGTTCGACGGTGGTCGTCGCAAGGCTGTCGTCGATGCCGCCAAGGCTGCGACCGACGAGGCCGGCGCGAAGTACCGCGACGTGGTCCTCAACGCCTTTGCCCAGGTGGAAGACAATCTCGTCCTGCTGCGCGATCTCGGCACGGCGCTCACCGACCAACGTGCCGCCGCCGACGCGGCGCAACGCTCGGTGGACCTGTCCCTTGACCGCTATCGCAACGGTGCCGTCGGCTACCTCGATGTGGTGCAGGCGCAGACGGCCGCGCTCGACGCCCAGCGTAGCGTTATCGACCTCGAAACCCGCCAGCTGCGTGCCAGCGTCCAGCTGATCCGCGCCCTCGGCGGCGGCTGGTCCCAGGCCTGA
- a CDS encoding efflux RND transporter periplasmic adaptor subunit: protein MSPDTLHTPPPRRLRLAGVIAAIVVLAIVVAGVATRANDSRKLRDWTNEQSQPTVNVVSPQGGQGGGDLNLPGRLQAYSRAPIFARTSGYLKYWKADIGQKVKAGEVLAEIETPDLDQQLLQAKADLASARANESLAQTTAKRWQSMRDSDSVSKQEVDEKVGDYDAKHALAAAAAANLERIQALKGYAKLTAPFDGTVTARETDVGALINAGGGGQELFVVSDVRKLRMYVNVPQNYAPSIKQGATVKLTVPEYPGQTFEGTVESSSASISAATGTTLVQVSVDNEAGKLLPGAYASVEFDVAGNAGLFSVPASALVYDEKGLRVAVVDAQNKVSFKDVTITRDLGKTIQLGSGIAAGDRLIESPPDGLADGDTVRVNAPKKKAEGDHAAKA from the coding sequence ATGTCGCCTGATACCTTGCACACCCCTCCGCCGCGCCGCCTTCGCCTGGCTGGCGTCATCGCCGCGATCGTGGTCCTCGCGATCGTCGTCGCCGGTGTCGCCACGCGTGCGAACGACTCACGCAAGCTGCGCGACTGGACCAACGAACAGTCCCAGCCCACGGTCAACGTGGTTTCTCCGCAGGGTGGCCAGGGTGGTGGCGATCTGAACCTGCCCGGCCGACTCCAGGCGTACTCGCGGGCGCCGATCTTCGCGCGCACGAGCGGTTACCTGAAGTACTGGAAGGCCGACATCGGCCAGAAAGTGAAAGCCGGTGAGGTGCTCGCCGAAATCGAGACGCCCGACCTCGACCAGCAATTGCTGCAGGCGAAAGCGGATCTCGCCAGCGCGCGGGCCAACGAGTCCCTGGCGCAGACCACGGCCAAACGCTGGCAGTCGATGCGCGATTCCGATTCGGTATCCAAGCAGGAAGTCGACGAGAAGGTCGGTGACTACGATGCCAAGCACGCGCTTGCGGCCGCCGCTGCGGCCAACCTCGAGCGCATCCAGGCACTGAAGGGTTACGCCAAGCTGACGGCCCCCTTCGACGGAACGGTCACGGCGCGCGAAACCGACGTCGGTGCGTTGATCAACGCGGGCGGTGGTGGCCAAGAACTGTTCGTCGTGTCCGACGTGCGCAAGCTGCGCATGTACGTGAATGTGCCGCAGAACTATGCGCCGTCCATCAAGCAGGGCGCCACGGTGAAACTCACCGTGCCCGAGTACCCCGGTCAGACCTTCGAAGGCACCGTGGAATCGTCGTCGGCCTCGATCAGCGCTGCGACCGGCACGACGCTCGTCCAGGTGTCCGTCGATAACGAGGCCGGCAAGCTGCTCCCTGGCGCCTACGCCAGCGTCGAGTTCGACGTGGCGGGTAACGCAGGCCTGTTCAGCGTGCCCGCGAGCGCGCTCGTGTACGACGAGAAGGGGCTGCGCGTCGCCGTGGTCGATGCGCAGAACAAGGTCAGCTTCAAGGACGTGACGATCACCCGGGATCTCGGCAAGACGATCCAGCTGGGCTCGGGCATCGCGGCGGGCGACCGCCTGATCGAAAGCCCGCCTGATGGCCTGGCCGATGGCGACACCGTGCGCGTCAATGCACCGAAGAAGAAGGCGGAAGGCGACCATGCTGCGAAGGCCTGA
- a CDS encoding efflux RND transporter permease subunit, producing MIGIVRIALSRPYTFVVLALLILIVGPLSAMRTPTDIFPDIKIPVIAVVWQYTGLPPDQMAGRVASPFERVLTTTVNDVEHIEANSIQGFGIIKIFFQPTVDIRTANAQVTAVAQTLLRQLPAGTTPPLILNYNASTVPIIQLALSGDGLTEQNLGDLGLNIIRPQLTSVAGAAIPFPFGGKTRQVQIDIDPPALQARGLSAQDVANALAAQNLITPVGTQKIGQFEYTLQLNNAPSVVEELGNLPVKTVNGATVYIRDIAHVRDGAPPQTNIVHVDGNRSVLMTVLKNGSASTLAIIQGVKDRVAAMKGSVPDSLQIKPIGDQSLFVSGAIAGVAREGVIAAALTSLMILLFLGSWRSTVIIATSIPLAILGSIAALSAIGETLNIMTLGGLALAVGILVDDATVTIENINWHLEQGKDVETAILDGAAQIVTPAFVSLLCICIVFVPMFFLDGVARFLFVPMAEAVMFAMIASFILSRTLVPTMAKYLLHPHTHDDPHGEGKKPSRNPLVRFQRGFEARFESVRETYHGLLAMALGHGRVFVIGFMAFVVLTFALVPMLGRNFFPAVDSGQILMHVRAPVGTRVEESARLFSEVTDAVRRVIPKEELGTVVDNIGLSSSGINNAYNNTGTIGSQDGDIQISLNEGHAPTADYVRTLREQLPRAFPGTTFSFPPADIISQILNFGAPAPIDLQIRGPNLPANFAYADRLLREIRRVPGVADARIQQSQANPTLNVNVDRSQAQQVGITERDVTNSLGVNLAGSSQIAPTFWLNPQNGISYPIVMQTPQYSIDSMADLQNVPISPSIGAAGSQILGGFATVQRTATNAVFSQYNIQSMVEIYATTQDRDLGAVAGDIQKIIEANKKFLPKATTTALLGQVQTMNSAFSGLILGLLGAIVLIYLLIVVNFQSWSDPFVIVTALPAAIAGIIWMLFGTHTTLSVPALTGAIMCMGVATANSILVVSFCRERLAELGDAHAAALEGGFVRFRPVLMTALAMIIGMAPMALGMGEGGEQNAPLGRAVIGGLIFATTATLFFVPVVFSMIHARRGHPSPTPVNSGEPIHVA from the coding sequence ATGATTGGCATTGTCCGGATCGCACTTTCGCGACCGTATACCTTCGTCGTCCTCGCTCTGCTGATCCTCATCGTAGGACCGCTGTCCGCGATGCGGACGCCGACGGACATCTTTCCCGACATCAAGATCCCCGTGATCGCGGTGGTGTGGCAGTACACCGGCCTGCCGCCCGACCAGATGGCAGGCCGCGTCGCCTCGCCCTTCGAGCGCGTGCTGACCACCACCGTGAACGATGTCGAGCACATCGAGGCGAACTCGATCCAGGGCTTCGGCATCATCAAGATCTTCTTCCAGCCCACGGTGGACATCCGCACCGCCAACGCGCAGGTCACGGCGGTCGCGCAAACGCTCCTGCGCCAGCTGCCAGCGGGCACGACGCCGCCGCTGATCCTCAACTACAACGCGTCGACGGTGCCGATCATCCAGCTGGCGCTGTCCGGCGATGGGCTGACCGAGCAGAACCTGGGCGATCTGGGTCTCAATATCATCCGTCCGCAGCTGACATCGGTTGCCGGTGCGGCGATCCCGTTCCCCTTCGGCGGCAAGACCCGTCAGGTGCAGATCGACATCGATCCGCCAGCGCTGCAGGCGCGCGGGTTGTCCGCGCAGGACGTGGCCAATGCGCTGGCTGCACAAAACCTGATCACCCCGGTAGGTACGCAGAAAATCGGCCAGTTCGAGTACACGCTGCAACTCAACAACGCACCCTCGGTCGTCGAAGAGCTCGGCAACCTGCCGGTGAAGACGGTCAACGGTGCGACGGTGTACATCCGCGATATCGCCCACGTGCGCGACGGCGCACCGCCGCAGACCAACATCGTGCATGTGGACGGCAATCGTTCGGTGCTCATGACGGTGCTGAAGAACGGTTCGGCCTCGACGCTGGCGATCATCCAGGGCGTCAAGGACCGTGTCGCCGCGATGAAGGGGTCGGTACCGGATTCGCTGCAGATCAAGCCGATCGGCGATCAGTCGCTCTTTGTCAGCGGTGCCATCGCGGGTGTCGCGCGTGAAGGCGTGATCGCGGCGGCACTCACCAGCCTGATGATTCTCCTCTTCCTCGGAAGCTGGCGCTCGACGGTCATCATCGCGACGTCCATCCCGCTGGCGATCCTTGGCTCGATCGCCGCGCTGTCGGCCATCGGCGAAACGCTGAACATCATGACGCTGGGCGGCCTCGCGTTGGCGGTCGGTATCCTGGTGGACGACGCGACGGTCACCATCGAGAACATCAACTGGCATCTGGAGCAAGGCAAGGACGTCGAAACGGCGATCCTCGACGGCGCCGCGCAGATCGTCACACCGGCCTTCGTCTCCCTGCTGTGTATCTGCATCGTGTTCGTGCCGATGTTCTTCCTCGACGGCGTCGCACGCTTCCTCTTCGTGCCGATGGCCGAGGCGGTGATGTTCGCGATGATCGCCTCGTTCATCCTGTCGCGCACCCTGGTGCCGACGATGGCGAAGTATCTGCTGCATCCGCATACCCACGACGATCCGCACGGCGAAGGCAAGAAGCCGTCACGTAACCCGCTGGTGCGTTTCCAGCGTGGCTTCGAAGCGCGCTTCGAGAGTGTTCGCGAGACCTACCACGGACTCCTCGCCATGGCGCTCGGGCATGGACGGGTCTTCGTGATCGGTTTCATGGCCTTCGTGGTGCTGACGTTCGCCCTGGTTCCGATGCTTGGCCGCAACTTCTTCCCGGCGGTCGACTCCGGTCAGATCCTCATGCATGTCCGCGCGCCGGTCGGTACGCGCGTGGAAGAAAGCGCCCGGCTGTTCTCCGAGGTAACGGATGCCGTGCGTCGTGTGATTCCGAAGGAAGAACTCGGTACGGTGGTGGACAACATCGGCCTGTCCAGCTCGGGCATCAACAACGCCTATAACAACACGGGCACGATCGGCAGCCAGGATGGCGATATCCAGATATCGCTCAACGAAGGGCATGCGCCCACGGCGGACTACGTGCGCACGCTGCGTGAGCAGCTTCCGCGCGCCTTCCCCGGCACGACGTTCTCGTTCCCCCCGGCCGACATCATCAGCCAGATCCTGAACTTCGGTGCGCCGGCTCCGATCGATCTGCAGATCCGTGGGCCGAACCTGCCGGCGAATTTCGCCTACGCCGACCGCTTGCTGCGCGAGATCCGCCGCGTGCCCGGTGTGGCCGATGCACGTATCCAGCAGTCGCAGGCGAACCCGACGCTCAACGTCAATGTCGATCGCAGCCAGGCGCAGCAGGTCGGCATCACCGAGCGCGACGTGACCAATAGTCTTGGCGTGAACCTCGCCGGTTCCAGCCAGATCGCGCCGACCTTCTGGCTCAATCCGCAGAACGGTATTTCCTACCCGATCGTGATGCAGACCCCGCAGTACAGCATCGACTCGATGGCCGATCTGCAGAACGTGCCGATCAGCCCGAGCATCGGCGCCGCCGGCTCGCAGATCCTGGGTGGCTTCGCGACCGTGCAGCGCACGGCGACGAATGCCGTGTTCAGTCAGTACAACATCCAGTCCATGGTCGAGATCTACGCGACCACGCAGGATCGTGATCTCGGCGCAGTGGCCGGTGATATCCAGAAGATCATCGAGGCGAACAAGAAGTTCCTTCCGAAGGCGACCACGACCGCGCTTCTCGGCCAGGTGCAGACGATGAACAGCGCCTTCTCGGGCCTCATTCTCGGACTGCTCGGTGCCATCGTTCTCATCTACTTGCTGATCGTCGTCAACTTCCAGTCGTGGAGCGATCCGTTCGTGATCGTGACCGCGTTGCCAGCGGCCATCGCCGGCATCATCTGGATGCTCTTCGGCACGCATACGACCTTGTCGGTGCCCGCGCTCACCGGCGCGATCATGTGCATGGGCGTGGCCACGGCCAACTCCATCCTGGTCGTCAGCTTCTGTCGCGAGCGTCTTGCCGAACTCGGCGACGCGCATGCGGCGGCCCTCGAAGGCGGTTTCGTCCGCTTCCGCCCGGTGCTCATGACCGCGCTCGCGATGATCATCGGTATGGCACCCATGGCGCTCGGCATGGGCGAGGGCGGCGAGCAGAACGCACCGCTCGGCCGTGCCGTGATCGGTGGCCTGATCTTCGCTACCACCGCCACGCTCTTCTTCGTTCCAGTCGTCTTCAGCATGATCCACGCGCGTCGTGGTCACCCGTCACCCACCCCGGTGAACTCCGGAGAGCCCATCCATGTCGCCTGA